The proteins below come from a single Benincasa hispida cultivar B227 chromosome 4, ASM972705v1, whole genome shotgun sequence genomic window:
- the LOC120076730 gene encoding vesicle transport protein GOT1, with the protein MAYELTEQKRVGLGLIGFGLFFTFLGVILFFDRGLLALGNIFWLIGVALLLGWRSTWNLFTSRANYKGSVSFLLGLFFIFVRWPIIGILLEICGCFVLFGGFWPSIKGFLYQIPVLGWILPYPIMILESLWRGSG; encoded by the exons ATGGCCTATGAATTGACTGAGCAAAAAA GAGTTGGACTTGGGCTGATTGGTTTTGGcttatttttcacatttttgGGTGTAATCCTTTTCTTTGACAGGGGGTTGCTTGCTTTAGGAAAC ATATTTTGGTTAATTGGAGTGGCACTTTTACTTGGTTGGCGTTCTACGTGGAATCTATTTACCAGTCGAGCAAATTACAAG GGTTCTGTATCCTTTCTTCTCGgcctcttcttcatttttgttCGCTGGCCCATAATTGGTATACTCTTGGAGATTTGTGGCTGTTTTGTTCTCTTTGG TGGTTTCTGGCCCTCAATTAAAGGATTCTTGTACCAGATTCCAGTTCTTGGATGGATTCTTCCATACCCCATCATG ATTCTCGAAAGTCTGTGGAGAGGCTCTGGTTGA
- the LOC120076436 gene encoding uncharacterized protein LOC120076436 isoform X2, producing MIIVLMLLDMEVPELSLAPTTQFVKGDEMNSSSKKLVEISNTCSRKRKLLHHDHQHYIKSQTSVDLQLKDPLPLHWEQCLDLQSGKMYYLNRKTLRKSWNWPKDEDHHQKLELELELNNINSTSSSTVDNLMNLRHASSSSSESSNMVALPCINCHLLVILSKSSPSCPNCKHLHTLFQNPSSPNSPPNTLPLLN from the exons ATGATTATTGTTTTAATGTTGTTGGATATGGAAGTTCCTGAGTTGTCTTTAGCTCCAACAACCCAATTTGTGAAAGGTGATGAGATGAATTCTTCTTCAAAAAAATTAGTAGAAATTAGCAACACATGTTCTAGGAAGAGGAAGCTTCTTCACCATGATCATCAACACTATATTAAATCTCAAACAAGTGTTGATCTTCAACTCAAAGATCCTCTTCCTCTTCATTGGGAGCAATGTCTTGATCTTCAG TCAGGGAAAATGTACTATCTAAACAGAAAGACATTGAGGAAGAGTTGGAATTGGCCAAAAGATGAAGATCATCACCAAAAGCTAGAGTTGGAGTTGGAGCTCAACAACATTAATAGTACTTCATCATCAACAGTTGATAATTTGATGAATCTCAGACATGCaagttcttcttcttcagaaagCAGCAACATGGTGGCTTTGCCTTGTATCAATTGCCACCTCCTTGTTATTCTCTCAAAATCTTCCCCATCTTGCCCTAATTGTAAGCACCTTCATACCCTTTTTCAAAACCCTTCTTCACCCAACTCCCCTCCCAACACCTTGCCCCTCTTGAACTAG
- the LOC120076436 gene encoding uncharacterized protein LOC120076436 isoform X1 — protein sequence MIIVLMLLDMEVPELSLAPTTQFVKGDEMNSSSKKLVEISNTCSRKRKLLHHDHQHYIKSQTSVDLQLKDPLPLHWEQCLDLQLVQSGKMYYLNRKTLRKSWNWPKDEDHHQKLELELELNNINSTSSSTVDNLMNLRHASSSSSESSNMVALPCINCHLLVILSKSSPSCPNCKHLHTLFQNPSSPNSPPNTLPLLN from the exons ATGATTATTGTTTTAATGTTGTTGGATATGGAAGTTCCTGAGTTGTCTTTAGCTCCAACAACCCAATTTGTGAAAGGTGATGAGATGAATTCTTCTTCAAAAAAATTAGTAGAAATTAGCAACACATGTTCTAGGAAGAGGAAGCTTCTTCACCATGATCATCAACACTATATTAAATCTCAAACAAGTGTTGATCTTCAACTCAAAGATCCTCTTCCTCTTCATTGGGAGCAATGTCTTGATCTTCAG CTTGTGCAGTCAGGGAAAATGTACTATCTAAACAGAAAGACATTGAGGAAGAGTTGGAATTGGCCAAAAGATGAAGATCATCACCAAAAGCTAGAGTTGGAGTTGGAGCTCAACAACATTAATAGTACTTCATCATCAACAGTTGATAATTTGATGAATCTCAGACATGCaagttcttcttcttcagaaagCAGCAACATGGTGGCTTTGCCTTGTATCAATTGCCACCTCCTTGTTATTCTCTCAAAATCTTCCCCATCTTGCCCTAATTGTAAGCACCTTCATACCCTTTTTCAAAACCCTTCTTCACCCAACTCCCCTCCCAACACCTTGCCCCTCTTGAACTAG